A portion of the Candidatus Cloacimonadota bacterium genome contains these proteins:
- a CDS encoding DHH family phosphoesterase gives MKKVLLESLEPGISVGIMSHVEPDGDGFCASVALQRFLLERGMQS, from the coding sequence TTGAAAAAAGTATTGTTGGAAAGCTTGGAACCAGGCATCAGCGTTGGCATCATGTCCCACGTTGAGCCTGACGGAGACGGATTTTGTGCCAGTGTCGCCTTGCAGCGGTTTTTGCTGGAACGGGGCATGCAGAGCGA